The Montipora foliosa isolate CH-2021 chromosome 10, ASM3666993v2, whole genome shotgun sequence genomic sequence TAATCCAAATAGGAAGTTGCTGATCCGCGTGTGGATGACAAAGGATTCGCTGAGGGTCTTGAGACAAAAAGCGCACAATGACGTCATGAGTAAATAGCGTCCAAGCCTCGTCCATGTAAATGAGACCTGTACCACAGTGATACCGGCCCCAGCTTAATATCTTGGTAGGCCTGTGGCGTAACTCAAATTTGAGCCTCTCAAGGCACAGGAAATAGTCATCATCTAGTCGGAGGAAATACGTGAATTTGTACTTGACCGCAGCCCACATCATTTGGTAGAGATATCGAAGGCCAAACGTTCTGCCGCCAACAACTGGTTGAAATTCTATGTctttgtaaatgtttttttcattgGCAAGGTTCACTTTATCCTGTTTGGGTATTTGAATGCCGTCAGTGAAAAACTTGCACCGCACCTAAAACAGAGTACGGAATCAATAAAAGCGAAAGTTCGCCTTATGCATAATGCGTTTATAGCCCATCTTTTAGGGCGTAGCCTCTTATTAAACTCTGGCGCGCATTTAAGACGCATCGTCATAAAGTAATTACCATTTATTCCCCATCTTTAATTGCCATGATTATACTTTAACTATGTCTTCTGTATGGTGTGCTGCTCGCATAAACTATTTCCATTTTTGCGCCCGACTTTTTGTGCCTTTGTCGCATGTCAATATAGTACACCTCTGGTTTGAACACAATTACATGATCACAAATGCAAAGGAGAAGAAATTGAACCTTCGACGTGCCATTTTGCTATAATTGCGTCGACCGACCTTGCGTCACGCTTGCTTGAACTTGGCTTGTTATCGGAAGGCCTGAAGGCACATTCGAAGTATTTCCCAAAGCTCAGTCTAAAGCTCGACAGACAGTTGTTATACAGTCGGTCAAGTTCTCTTATATATCATCCAATTCCCGAGCATActacagcgtgggaaaatgcaCTTTGGTTTCAAAATCTCTTAAATTACGCAGTGTCCTGAGAATGTTTGATCAAGTCTGCACGTACGCTGGGCGGTCATTATTTGTTTTGAATCGGGAGCTTAGGCAGGCACATTTTTTTAAACGGGAAGGgtacatttcgcgtgccaggacagtaaCGTCGCCCAGATCTTTATACTAGTTAAAACTCATAAAGGAAGAGAGAGAAGTGTTGATCAGGGCTTTGACCGGTAACTGGTACAACTTAAAACGCAGTGGTGGACAAACCTTATCGGGTCAAACTTTTAGAGGGACAAGCTCTTCTGCCACCTTATTTTCCAGTCAAGAAATACTAACCTCTCCGTGACAATTCGTCCACCATGTCTGCCTTATTGCATCTCTCCTCTCTTGTCTTGAAGGCGCCGTAGATACAATAATAAGAAGGAAGATGGTTTGTTTTGTCTCGAGCTCTTTCAAATCACTGAATTCCGTTGTTGAAAACATACAATCGCTTCTACTGGGCTTTACATGCGTCAAGTTAGCAAACATGTTCACAAGTGGTTGAAGGTGTGTGAATCTTAGTTGTGGCAGGAGACCACCACtatcatgggctcctggttgcGGTGCTTTGATGAACAACCTCTGGAGAGTTCTAGAAACGGAGAGGTCGCTACCAAAATTCAACAGCGCAGACAACGCGAGAGCGGAGAGAAATACCCAAAGGATAGCGCAACTCTGTCTAGTTgagcaaattttctttctgcgATGTATAAACATTGTTACGCTGGCCAGTCTAGAgacaagagagagaaaaaaaagcatttaatAACGCATCGATATCCCGTGTATTTTCAAGGAGGTAGTcaacaaaagaagaaacaatCAAGGGTTTTGAGACTGGGTATTTTGAATTTCACAGTAAGCGATCCATAAATTAACTTTCTGTTGAAGAATATTTGTTGCTCTTAACTGCAATAAGGCCATCTGACAGCTCTTATCTTAGGGCATccaaacaaatttattttcaaaaccTCTGTTTTCTGTTTCATGAACAATAAAGGTATTCAAGAATTTTTGGTGCTGACTAGCGTTTCCTCGTCTTTTTTGACCGTCCTCTATAGACCATAGCAAACGGATATATGAGAACATCCTTACTCACCACCTATATTAACcgcgccttcggcgaataattgttaattatattgATCGTTCATTAATTGCTCACCGATTGGTTCGGGAACTTTATGACCATAAACAGTTTTATAAACGCTAGTGGCGGccattttaacaattttttgaTTAAGTGGAGACAACAGGCTTAATTGTCTaagtgaaggggtagtttctgaagaaaccgtgatgctgcgtcggtggggaagtagtatacaaaaatttggttttatcaacggagttgataatgtcaattggccaccgtacagagattctaaaagccgacgtttcgagcgttagtccTTGGTCAGAGCCAATCGAGGGATtttgggttacgtgtagtttttatagtagagtaggagctacgctattggtagtaacatggcaacgtgaaaaataggaatatattagttaaatgaaaagcgttccttaataccgtgaggattaagggtgccgatttgaaagatgaatttttgttccagattcttgcggctttccgtcgtacctagatgcaGGGAAAGgacgcagatagccatgtgttttttggagtggttcggcagattaaaatggcgagcgactggcttagatgcatccttgtcattcttctcaacatcgcgaaggtgttcgggGAATCGGTCACGTAGTCGTCCACCTGTCTCACcattgtataatttattgcataacgtaaaggttatgcaataaatgacatttgcggaggtacatgtgaaacgatcggtgatcttgacagatcgcttaggtcccgatatcttgctagtgttaacaatgaaaagacaagctTTGCATCGTGAGTGCGCGCATTTGAAATgtcgggttgctcgttggttttgagcgcgcttctaactaaaaagttgcctacgtttttgtcacgtttgaatgaaataagtggaggttgcgaaaagattctaccagtctcgggatcattttggagtaatttaaaattacaaagaatgatgcttttgactgcgtgattatgaggatggaaagtgagggtgaatggaattctgtcatttacatctttttgtgacgtttgcagtgatgactgtcgatcaaattgttgggcgcgatgatggcccgctttgaccacagagacaggatagccacgtttttcgaagaactggcacatctcctctgattttctggaaaaatcggagtcatcactacatagacgtcgaggTCTAAGAAagtgagaataaggaatggagttctcgacatgtgatggatgtgacgatgaatacaacaaataactgtgtgaatctgtaggtttgtagtgcacactagtacatagcacgttgcctctaatagaaactttgatatctaggaaagccaataaggtttccgaaatttcccaggtatatttaagagccagatgaaaagagttgatggaggttataaattgatcgagttcttctctgctggatgaaatagcgccaatgcagtcgtcgatgtagcggccgtagagttcaggtttgggaacgatgtactgattaaaaaattggtgttcaacatatcctacaaaaagattggcatagctaggtcccattcttgtgcccatcgctacaccattaatttgtttgtaatagttgccggcgaatgaaaaacagttaagcgttaaaactagttcggcaaggtggaggagcgtttccgagctacagtctgtgacaaaattcgttggaacagtacacgactatacagatctgaagctttcgcagctcactctcccctcacaatgttgttttaacgcgagtttctgagcccaattgcccaaacaacattgtgggagggcaagaaattgtaaagtgtttcaacaattttttccgggactgtatttttgaggaattttagttatgaaaagaattggcgggaaatatgctacattttgGGAGAAGCAAACCCTTCATTTATAGTGGCCTAGAGTGAGATGTTGCgccatatttgtgataaattcgacaagaaatggaaacatacatcatgttcaggtttgtttgaatttggttggttgtttctcgttcaaaaaagaaagccttttcatagaaggttgactgtggctgagcatgttctgcttaggaacgaccttaaccaggatgaatttgcagaggccgttcgagttttattgcgtgaaggaaaaaatcgtaatatcttggtaactggggttgctggttgcggcaaaacactttataactcctctaaactctgttttccaacCCTTTTGCaatcctggtacgaccacgatcgctttggttgatactgtaagtactgacagcgatgaagtgattctctcaaatgacgttcgttggtgtccctaaattaacgcacggcactatttttcacttcttttggaaggtcacaaagttcatttacctacactcAAATAACATTCCACACGGGATATTAACTTTtaacccgattctccaatattttgcaccagcaaggaagagttcaccCTTGTTAGATGAGCGTTCGCTGGTCGAAcgtcttttcattcatttcatgcggcacaaattcccgaaaaagaacaacagtgtatttccccatgctcccgttttattcggccttgatcttctcacaaagttaattagcgtgcatctgtaattcaacgagtcaccaacgagtcaccatttttaagaaagcttttttggtgagaaatatgcacaattgaaacacgacgataaaacagtcagaaagggcagtgaacacagaaggtgaatcgattgttttggacactatagtagagaaaatagccatttttgaggcaaatgtgcatggtgacgttgtcaatgcactgagaaaaaagatcctgctaaatttaattaatacagtggtgactcgtgcacactaacacaatgtcgttgttttcttctcttgttggttttgtctagcgaaattcgacttgaaaaattgttaagcgatatcaaataagcctacaatggagttgttatgaaaaaacagtcagtagaaaccgtctaatacagtaacgttttcaaactgcgtgtcaccattttggtacaaagctgctcacgcaatgaactaaagtaaacaagctcttacatcacgtgtcataagtttctatccttgtgcaaaattagtgtttttcataactataacttgtgtttcctgtatttccatgtctctcaccgaccgaaattgtcgaagagttataaaataaaaactgtactaacataaaaagtattcttttaaatttcccgggtcttacgaagttttattcgcgtaacattgggccgggtaatacatatatgtgcTAACTAATTTTAGGCCctaacaatatttgacagttggcgatacgtcgtcattttatgtaaaagaccgcatcagttagtattttatacgacctcctgaaggaagctacatcaaggtaaaaggcaatatccttcgtccATATAAATTCAGGatgttgtcatctcatttttagcgcaaatcttaatctgtttagcacatccaagaagtcgaaagtccttttttgttgattgtaggcagtaatatcctttagaagttggaaaggacgaacttttctcacagatacaggaattgtagaaaccccgcctcccttgccttctataacataacttccatgggcgtcctctgttaaacaatggctggataggttttctcttaactgttaaacctttgtatgtgcttttctttccaggaaaatcgtcactgattaatctccaatcgcttttaggaaaaatgtagcgcgttttagctactttacgaagagaaaacctttgaatgcgagataaaacaaatacgctcgtgcccttgtcacgctatcaagggcagcaagaaaaaccatatttcagatcatgactctcctctcagctaaatctaaacaatttcgcttattttatcattgtggatatataacaaaagaaattcgaacactgaacatcaaactcagttacgaataaaaacgttaaacagcactatcgtaccggttataaaggcgactgtaaagttgtgtcacttatgaccctgtcagcacgtcctataaatagtttaaattcctcacaaatacagtctgtgacaaaattcgttggaacagtacacgactatacagatctgtagctttcgcagctcactctcccctcacaatgttgttttaacgcgagtttctgagcccaattgcccaaacaacattgtgggagggcaagaaattgtaaagtgtttcaacaattttttccgggactgtatttttgaggaattttagttatgaaaagaattggcgggaaatatgctacattttgGGAGAAGGAAACCCTTCATTTATAGTGGCCTAGAGTGAGATGTTGCgccatatttgtgataaattcgacaagaaatggaaacatacatcatgttcaggtttgtttgaatttggttggttgtttctcgttcaaaaaagaaagccttttcatagaaggttgactgtggctgagcatgttctgcttaggaacgaccttaaccaggatgaatttgcagaggccgttcgagttttattgcgtgaaggaaaaaatcgtaatatcttggtaactggggttgctggttgcggcaaaacactttataactcctctaaactctgttttccaacCCTTTTGCaatcctggtacgaccacgatcgctttggttgatactgtaagtactgacagcgatgaagtgattctctcaaatgacgttcgttggtgtccctaaattaacgcacggcactatttttcacttcttttggaaggtcacaaagttcatttacctacactcAAATAACATTCCACACGGGATATTAACTTTtaacccgattctccaatattttgcaccagcaaggaagagttcaccCTTGTTAGATGAGCGTTCGCTGGTCGAAcgtcttttcattcatttcatgcggcacaaattcccgaaaaagaacaacagtgtatttccccatgctcccgttttattcggccttgatcttctcacaaagttaattagcgtgcatctgtaattcaacgagtcaccaacgagtcaccatttttaagaaagcttttttggtgagaaatatgcacaattgaaacacgacgataaaacagtcagaaagggcagtgaacacagaaggtgaatcgattgttttggacactatagtagagaaaatagccatttttgaggcaaatgtgcatggtgacgttgtcaatgcactgagaaaaaagatcctgctaaatttaattaatacagtggtgactcgtgcacactaacacaatgtcgttgttttcttctcttgttggttttgtctagcgaaattcgacttgaaaaattgttaagcgatatcaaataagcctacaatggagttgttatgaaaaaacagtcagtagaaaccgtctaatacagtaacgttttcaaactgcgtgtcaccattttggtacaaagctgctcacgcaatgaactaaagtaaacaagctcttacatcacgtgtcataagtttctatccttgtgcaaaattagtgtttttcataactataacttgtgtttcctgtatttccatgtctctcaccgaccgaaattgtcgaagagttataaaataaaaactgtactaacataaaaagtattcttttaaatttcccgggtcttacgaagttttattcgcgtaacattgggccgggtaatacatatatgtgcTAACTAATTTTAGGCCctaacaatatttgacagttggcgatacgtcgtcattttatgtaaaataccgcatcagttagtattttatacgacctcctgaaggaagctacatcaaggtaaaaggcaatatccttcgtccATATAAATTCAGGatgttgtcatctcatttttagcgcaaatcttaatctgtttagcacatccaagaagtcgaaagtccttttttgttgattgtaggcagtaatatcctttagaagttggaaaggacgaacttttctcacagatacaggaattgtagaaaccccgcctcccttgccttctataacataacttccatgggcgtcctctgttaaacaatggctggataggttttctcttaactgttaaacctttgtatgtgcttttctttccaggaaaatcgtcactgattaatctccaatcgcttttaggaaaaatgtagcgcgttttagctactttacgaagagaaaacctttgaatgcgagataaaacaaatacgctcgtgcccttgtcacgctatcaagggcagcaagaaaaaccatatttcagatcatgactctcttctcagctaaatctaaacaatttcgcttattttatcattgtggatatataacaaaagaaattcgaacactgaacatcaaactcagttacgaataaaaacgttaaacagcactatcgtaccggttataaaggcgactgtaaagttgtgtcacttatgaccctgtcagcacgtcctataaatagtttaaattcctcacaaatacagtctgtgacaaaattcgttggaacagtacacgactatacagatctgtagctttcgcagctcactctcccctcacaatgttgttttaacgcgagtttctgagcccaattgccaaaacaacattgtgggagggcaagaaattgtaaagtgtttcaacaattttttccgggactgtatttttgaggaattttagttatgaaaagaattggcgggaaatatgctacattttgGGAGAAGGAAACCCTTCATTTATAGTGGCCTAGAGTGAGATGTTGCgccatatttgtgataaattcgacaagaaatggaaacatacatcatgttcaggtttgtttgaatttggttggttgtttctcgttcaaaaaagaaagccttttcatagaaggttgactgtggctgagcatgttctgcttaggaacgaccttaaccaggatgaatttgcagaggccgttcgagttttattgcgtgaaggaaaaaatcgtaatatcttggtaactggggttgctggttgcggcaaaacactttataactcctctaaactctgttttccaacCCTTTTGCaatcctggtacgaccacgatcgctttggttgatactgtaagtactgacagcgatgaagtgattctctcaaatgacgttcgttggtgtccctaaattaacgcacggcactatttttcacttcttttggaaggtcacaaagttcatttacctacactcAAATAACATTCCACACGGGATATTAACTTTtaacccgattctccaatattttgcaccagcaaggaagagttcaccCTTGTTAGATGAGCGTTCGCTGGTCGAAcgtcttttcattcatttcatgcggcacaaattcccgaaaaagaacaacagtgtatttccccatgctcccgttttattcggccttgatcttctcacaaagttaattagcgtgcatctgtaattcaacgagtcaccaacgagtcaccatttttaagaaagcttttttggtgagaaatatgcacaattgaaacacgacgataaaacagtcagaaagggcagtgaacacagaaggtgaatcgattgttttggacactatagtagagaaaatagccatttttgaggcaaatgtgcatggtgacgttgtcaatgcactgagaaaaaagatcctgctaaatttaattaatacagtggtgactcgtgcacactaacacaatgtcgttgttttcttctcttgttggttttgtctagcgaaattcgacttgaaaaattgttaagcgatatcaaataagcctacaatggagttgttatgaaaaaacagtcagtagaaaccgtctaatacagtaacgttttcaaactgcgtgtcaccattttggtacaaagctgctcacgcaatgaactaaagtaaacaagctcttacatcacgtgtcataagtttctatccttgtgcaaaattagtgtttttcataactataacttgtgtttcctgtatttccatgtctctcaccgaccgaaattgtcgaagagttataaaataaaaactgtactaacataaaaagtattcttttaaatttcccgggtcttacgaagttttattcgcgtaacattgggccgggtaatacatatatgtgcTAACTAATTTTAGGCCctaacaatatttgacagttggcgatacgtcgtcattttatgtaaaataccgcatcagttagtattttatacgacctcctgaaggaagctacatcaaggtaaaaggcaatatccttcgtccATATAAATTCAGGatgttgtcatctcatttttagcgcaaatcttaatctgtttagcacatccaagaagtcgaaagtccttttttgttgattgtaggcagtaatatcctttagaagttggaaaggacgaacttttctcacagatacaggaattgtagaaaccccgcctcccttgcc encodes the following:
- the LOC137973997 gene encoding uncharacterized protein, whose protein sequence is MFIHRRKKICSTRQSCAILWVFLSALALSALLNFGSDLSVSRTLQRLFIKAPQPGAHDSGGLLPQLRFTHLQPLVNMFANLTHVKPSRSDCMFSTTEFSDLKELETKQTIFLLIIVSTAPSRQERRDAIRQTWWTNCHGEVRCKFFTDGIQIPKQDKVNLANEKNIYKDIEFQPVVGGRTFGLRYLYQMMWAAVKYKFTYFLRLDDDYFLCLERLKFELRHRPTKILSWGRYHCGTGLIYMDEAWTLFTHDVIVRFLSQDPQRILCHPHADQQLPIWINSVFNKSDNLIHFDDQRLHLSKGPEKVKMFEKLTNACDSFMGIHGSSPELMQRFWKYSNDNAKEVTALTGILQTCKKPFAFDVSRMGKAFRFDPRPCIQNPQWRPGEIMWTGINSGAKKGSLPCP